A genomic stretch from Hemibagrus wyckioides isolate EC202008001 linkage group LG02, SWU_Hwy_1.0, whole genome shotgun sequence includes:
- the ccdc47 gene encoding PAT complex subunit CCDC47, whose product MRRCLFLLPALLLLLALPDTRGRYNDDFDDGEDLAEFDDNDFAEFEDVGEEPAVEVENKSPTRQAPSSAPEEEDEDEATVENEDGQDEFEDGDGQDQDIYSIYDNEEFEGQDTTSPSSKDTLIYREVPAHLQNSWESYYMEILMVTGLLAYIMNYIIGKNKNSRLAQAWFNSHRELLESNFALVGDDGTSKEPTSTGKLNQENEHIYNLWCSGRVCCEGMLIQLKFLKRQDLLNVLARMMRPACDQVQIKVTLNDEDMDTFVFAVGNRKAMGRMQKEMQDLSEFCGDKPKSGAKYGLPDSLAILSEMGEVTDGVMDNKMVHYITNHADKIESIHFSDQFSGPKVMQEEGQPLKLPETKKSLLFTFNVPGMGNTSPKDMDSLLPLMNMVIYSIDKVKKLRLNREGKMKAERNRARVEENFLKQTHAQRQEAAQTRREEKKRAEKERIMNEEDPERQRRLEEAAQRREQKKMEKKQMKMKQIKVKAM is encoded by the exons ATGAGGCGCTGTCTCttcctgctccctgctctcctgctgctgctggctctGCCTGACACCAGGGGGCGTTACAACGACGACTTTGATGACGGTGAAGACCTGGCCGAGTTCGATGACAACGACTTTGCGGAGTTTGAGGACGTTGGCGAGGAGCCGGCGGTTGAGGTGGAAAACAAGTCTCCGACCAGACAGGCGCCTTCGTCTGCTccggaagaggaggatgaggatgaagccACGGTGGAGAACGAGGATGGCCAAGATGAGTTTGAAGATGGAGATGGACAG GATCAggacatttacagcatttatgaCAATGAGGAGTTCGAGGGACAAGATACGACCAGCCCGTCCAGCAAGGACACACTTATCTACCGTGAG GTCCCAGCACATCTGCAGAACAGCTGGGAGAGCTACTACATGGAGATCCTGATGGTGACGGGTCTCCTGGCTTACATCATGAATTACATCATAGGCAAGAATAAGAACAGCAGGCTGGCTCAGGCTTGGTTCAACTCGCACAGAGAGCTGCTGGAGAGCAACTTTGCCCTCGTCG gtgatgacGGGACGAGTAAGGAGCCCACCAGCACGGGGAAACTGAACCAGGAGAACGAGCACATCTACAACTTGTGGTGCTCCGGACGTGTCTGCTGCGAGGGAATGCTCATTCAGCTCAAG TTTCTTAAAAGACAGGATCTGCTGAATGTGCTGGCCAGGATGATGAGACCTGCTTGTGATCAAGTG CAAATCAAAGTAACTCTAAACGACGAGGACATGGACACGTTTGTGTTCGCAGTGGGAAACCGGAAGGCCATGGGGCGCATGCAGAAGGAGATGCAGGACCTG AGTGAGTTCTGCGGAGACAAGCCCAAGTCGGGGGCGAAGTACGGCCTTCCTGACTCTCTGGCCATCTTATCAGAGATGGGCGAGGTCACGGATGGAGTGATGGACAACAAG ATGGTACATTACATCACCAACCATGCCGACAAAATTGAGTCCATCCATTTCTCGGACCAATTTTCTGGTCCAAAAGTTATGCAAGA gGAGGGTCAGCCCTTAAAGCTTCCCGAGACCAAGAAATCGCTGCTGTTTACATTTAATG TGCCTGGAATGGGTAACACTTCACCCAAAGACATGGACAGCCTGCTGCCACTCATGAACATGGTGATCTACAGCATCGACAAAGTCAAGAAGTTACGCCTCAACAGAGAG gggaagATGAAGGCAGAACGGAACCGTGCCCGCGTTGAGGAGAACTTCCTGAAGCAGACTCACGCTCAGAGGCAGGAAGCTGCTCAGACGCGTCGCGAGGAAAAGAAGAGAGCGGAGAAAGAGAGGATCATGAACGAGGAGGACCCTGAGAGACAGCGGCGCCTCGAG GAGGCTGCTCAGCGCCGAGAGCAAAAGAAAATGGAGAAGaagcagatgaagatgaagcaaATTAAAGTGAAAGCCATGTAA